In Synechococcus sp. KORDI-100, a single window of DNA contains:
- a CDS encoding NAD(P)H-quinone oxidoreductase subunit M, with protein sequence MADTLLKCTTRHVRLFTARVENDDLIPDPDQLTLDLDPDNEFLWSDSAVASIQTRFKELVDAGAGGELSDYSLRRIGTELEGSIRQLLQAGELSYNPDGRVTNYSMGLPRTPELL encoded by the coding sequence ATGGCTGACACCCTGCTGAAATGCACGACCCGCCACGTCCGCCTGTTCACGGCCCGGGTGGAAAACGACGATCTGATCCCGGATCCGGATCAGCTCACCCTGGATCTCGACCCGGACAACGAATTTCTCTGGTCGGACAGTGCTGTTGCCTCCATCCAGACGCGATTCAAGGAGCTGGTGGATGCTGGTGCCGGCGGGGAACTCAGCGACTACAGCCTGCGGCGGATCGGCACGGAGCTGGAGGGGAGCATCCGGCAGCTGCTGCAGGCCGGTGAGCTCAGCTACAACCCGGATGGACGCGTCACCAACTACTCCATGGGCCTGCCTCGCACGCCTGAACTGCTGTGA
- a CDS encoding DUF3172 domain-containing protein → MNRSRYGRGPRDNQDPGDRRGQRESRYERFEQDRRERPSYGGRPPASGGAPGAGPGFSFNTLTAAVLAGVLIVGIGIGSAVTSTTAGDQGNIASSQQLDMAVPDPEFCQQWGASAYVMDVEMYTTMRPVTSFVTQPALQAGCVIRRENWSVLRREGAITPAQEKECKQRMNTFAYIGSIRDKPIVRCVYQTDGSENKFITKGIADDTVGITPEADQF, encoded by the coding sequence GTGAACCGATCTCGCTACGGTCGAGGACCTCGGGACAACCAGGACCCGGGGGACAGACGAGGGCAGCGGGAGAGCCGCTACGAGCGTTTCGAACAAGACCGACGTGAGCGGCCGTCCTACGGCGGTCGACCGCCGGCCTCCGGTGGTGCACCTGGAGCGGGTCCCGGGTTCAGCTTCAACACGCTCACGGCTGCAGTTCTGGCCGGAGTGTTGATCGTGGGGATCGGCATCGGCAGTGCCGTGACCAGCACAACCGCTGGTGATCAGGGCAACATCGCCAGCAGTCAGCAGCTCGACATGGCGGTTCCCGATCCCGAGTTCTGCCAGCAGTGGGGCGCCAGCGCCTACGTGATGGACGTTGAGATGTACACAACGATGCGACCGGTCACCAGCTTCGTCACCCAGCCGGCTCTTCAGGCTGGCTGCGTGATCCGTCGTGAGAACTGGTCCGTCCTGCGCAGAGAGGGAGCGATCACCCCAGCGCAGGAGAAGGAATGCAAGCAGCGCATGAACACCTTTGCCTACATCGGCTCGATCCGAGACAAACCCATCGTCCGCTGTGTGTACCAAACCGACGGCAGCGAGAACAAATTCATCACCAAAGGCATCGCCGATGACACCGTCGGAATCACGCCGGAGGCTGATCAGTTCTAA
- a CDS encoding LysR family transcriptional regulator: protein MADLPFTLDQLRILRAIVSEGSFKKAADSLYVTQPAVSLQIQNLEKQLEVSLFDRGGRKAQLTEAGHLLLSYCDRILSQCHEACRALEDLHNLKGGSLVVGASQTTGTYLMPRMIGLFRQKYPDVAVQLQVHSTRRTGWSVANGQIDLAIIGGELPPELNELLQVVPYASDELALVLPVKHPLARLVELTKEDLYRLGFVCLDAQSTTRKMVDQLLARSGLDVQRLRIEMELNSLEAIKNAVQAGLGAAFVPVVSVERELAAGTIHRPIVADLQVRRQLKLITHPARYCSRASAAFRQDVLPVFASPDSPLRQGQPA from the coding sequence ATGGCAGATCTGCCGTTCACGCTCGATCAGCTGCGCATTCTGCGGGCCATCGTCAGCGAGGGCAGTTTTAAAAAAGCTGCTGACAGCCTCTACGTCACCCAGCCGGCCGTCAGTCTCCAGATCCAGAACCTGGAAAAGCAGCTGGAGGTGTCCCTGTTCGACCGTGGAGGACGCAAGGCGCAGCTCACGGAAGCCGGTCATCTGCTGCTGAGCTACTGCGATCGCATCCTCAGCCAGTGTCATGAGGCCTGCCGTGCACTCGAGGACCTGCACAATCTCAAGGGTGGTTCTCTGGTCGTGGGAGCGAGTCAGACCACAGGCACCTATCTGATGCCGCGCATGATCGGCCTGTTCCGCCAGAAATATCCCGATGTCGCTGTTCAGCTTCAGGTGCACAGCACCCGCCGCACCGGCTGGAGCGTCGCCAATGGACAGATCGATTTGGCGATCATTGGCGGTGAGTTGCCGCCGGAACTGAACGAACTGCTGCAGGTGGTTCCCTATGCCAGCGACGAGCTGGCGCTGGTGTTGCCGGTCAAGCATCCCCTGGCTCGGCTGGTGGAGCTCACCAAGGAAGACCTCTACCGGCTGGGTTTTGTCTGCCTGGATGCGCAGTCAACGACGCGGAAGATGGTGGATCAACTGCTTGCCCGCTCCGGTCTCGACGTGCAGCGACTGCGCATCGAGATGGAACTGAATTCCCTGGAAGCCATCAAGAACGCTGTGCAGGCAGGACTCGGTGCCGCCTTTGTTCCCGTCGTCTCGGTTGAGCGGGAGTTGGCGGCAGGAACCATTCATCGGCCGATCGTGGCTGATCTTCAGGTCCGTCGTCAGCTCAAGCTGATCACCCACCCAGCCCGTTACTGCTCCCGTGCATCAGCGGCCTTCCGACAGGACGTGCTGCCGGTGTTCGCCAGTCCGGACAGCCCGTTGAGACAAGGTCAGCCGGCTTAG
- a CDS encoding NnrU family protein produces the protein MAMSDQHSSLVMLLLLLLFAVIHSGGAALRSRAEALIGARAWRLIFATASIPSAVVVIGWFLAHRYDGVRLWNLQGLPGMVPLVWLGTAISFLFLYPATYNLLEIPAVLKPQVRLYAKGIIRISRHPQAIGQILWCMTHALWIGSSFMLVTCAGLIAHHLFAVWHGDRRLRARFGDAFEDLRSSTSVVPFLAVLDGRQTLIWQEFLRPAQLGIAVAVAVFWWAHRFISSAGALMLHSSLEKLLS, from the coding sequence ATGGCGATGTCGGATCAACACAGCAGCCTGGTGATGCTGCTGCTGCTGCTGTTGTTCGCCGTGATCCACAGCGGCGGGGCTGCCCTCAGGAGCCGTGCTGAAGCGCTGATCGGAGCCAGGGCCTGGCGCCTCATCTTCGCGACAGCAAGCATTCCATCGGCCGTGGTGGTGATCGGCTGGTTTCTGGCTCACCGCTACGACGGTGTGCGCCTCTGGAACCTTCAGGGCCTCCCAGGCATGGTTCCCCTCGTCTGGCTGGGGACAGCGATCAGCTTTTTGTTCCTCTATCCGGCCACCTACAACCTCCTCGAGATCCCCGCCGTCCTCAAGCCCCAGGTTCGTCTCTATGCCAAAGGGATCATCCGCATCTCTCGGCATCCGCAGGCGATTGGTCAGATTCTCTGGTGCATGACCCACGCGTTGTGGATTGGCAGCAGCTTCATGCTGGTGACCTGCGCAGGACTGATTGCGCACCATCTCTTCGCTGTCTGGCATGGGGACCGGCGCTTGCGGGCACGCTTTGGTGACGCCTTTGAAGACCTGCGATCCAGCACCTCAGTGGTGCCTTTTCTGGCCGTGCTCGATGGGCGACAAACTCTGATATGGCAGGAGTTCCTGCGCCCTGCCCAACTTGGAATCGCCGTTGCGGTGGCTGTTTTCTGGTGGGCCCATCGCTTCATCTCAAGTGCCGGTGCTCTGATGTTGCACTCCAGCTTGGAGAAACTGCTGAGCTGA
- a CDS encoding NAD(P)H-quinone oxidoreductase subunit 5, with protein sequence MSSAAELAWLIPLLPLFGAVITGLGLISFNRTINRLRKPVALLLISCVGAAAVISYAVLAGQLAGAPAVEHLFVWASAGDFSLPMGYVVDPLAAVMLALVTTIALLVMVYSHGYMAHDKGYVRFFTYLALFSSSMLGLIISPNLLEIYVFWELVGMCSYLLVGFWYDRDGAAHAAQKAFVVNRVGDFGLLLGILGLFWATGSFDFQGIADGLQQALSTGSIPMWAALALCILVFLGPMAKSAQFPLHVWLPDAMEGPTPISALIHAATMVAAGVFLVARLDPLYGLFPSIQAVIAVVGTITCFLGATIALTQMDLKKGLAYSTVSQLGYMMLAMGCGAPVAGLFHLVTHAFFKAMLFLGSGSVIHAMEEVVGHEPVLAQDMRLMGGLRKKMPITAITFLIGCVAISGIPPLAGFWSKDEILGQAFNSFPLLWLVGFITAGMTAFYMFRLYFLTFEGEFRGNDKSVQTQLLLSVGKNPDEHHAHGGSVHESVWSMTAPLAVLAVPSVLIGLLGTPWNSRFATLLEPSEAVEMAEHFSWEEFLPLAGASVAISVTGITIAVLAYALKRLDLGQLVAARFPVINAFLSNKWYLDAINERLFVRGSRKLAREVLEVDAKVVDGVVNLTGLLTLGSGEGLKYLENGRAQFYALIVFAGVIGLVVLFGVLGGPIA encoded by the coding sequence ATGTCTTCGGCTGCTGAACTCGCCTGGCTGATCCCCCTGCTGCCGCTCTTCGGAGCGGTGATCACCGGTTTGGGACTGATCAGCTTCAATCGCACGATCAACCGACTGCGAAAACCGGTCGCGCTGCTGCTGATCTCCTGCGTCGGCGCCGCCGCGGTGATCAGTTATGCGGTGTTGGCGGGACAGCTGGCTGGTGCTCCAGCGGTTGAACATCTGTTTGTCTGGGCCAGCGCCGGCGACTTCAGCCTGCCCATGGGCTACGTGGTTGATCCGCTGGCTGCGGTGATGCTGGCGCTGGTCACCACCATCGCTCTGTTGGTGATGGTGTACTCCCACGGCTACATGGCCCACGACAAGGGCTATGTGCGCTTCTTCACCTACCTGGCGCTGTTCAGCAGCTCGATGCTTGGGCTGATCATCAGCCCCAACCTGCTCGAGATCTACGTGTTCTGGGAGCTTGTGGGGATGTGTTCCTATCTGCTCGTTGGCTTCTGGTACGACCGCGATGGCGCAGCCCATGCGGCCCAGAAGGCCTTTGTTGTCAATCGCGTTGGTGACTTCGGCCTGCTGCTCGGGATCCTTGGTCTGTTCTGGGCCACGGGCAGCTTCGATTTCCAGGGCATCGCAGACGGCCTGCAGCAGGCACTGAGCACCGGCTCCATCCCGATGTGGGCTGCCCTGGCTCTCTGCATCCTGGTGTTCCTTGGGCCGATGGCGAAATCAGCCCAATTCCCTCTGCACGTGTGGTTACCGGATGCCATGGAGGGTCCCACGCCCATCTCCGCTCTGATCCACGCCGCCACGATGGTCGCCGCCGGTGTTTTCCTGGTGGCTCGACTCGACCCCCTCTATGGATTGTTCCCGTCCATCCAGGCTGTGATCGCCGTGGTGGGAACCATCACCTGCTTTCTGGGGGCGACCATCGCACTCACACAGATGGATCTGAAGAAGGGGCTGGCCTACAGCACCGTCTCCCAGCTGGGTTACATGATGCTGGCCATGGGATGCGGCGCACCCGTGGCCGGTTTGTTCCACCTGGTGACCCACGCCTTCTTCAAGGCAATGCTGTTTCTGGGCTCCGGGTCGGTCATCCATGCCATGGAAGAGGTCGTGGGCCATGAGCCAGTCCTTGCCCAGGACATGCGTCTGATGGGCGGCCTGCGCAAGAAGATGCCCATCACAGCCATCACGTTCCTGATCGGTTGCGTCGCCATCAGCGGCATTCCTCCGCTGGCAGGCTTCTGGAGCAAGGATGAAATTCTCGGCCAGGCGTTCAACAGCTTCCCGCTCCTCTGGCTGGTCGGTTTCATCACCGCAGGAATGACGGCGTTCTACATGTTCCGCCTCTATTTCCTCACGTTTGAAGGTGAGTTTCGAGGCAATGACAAGAGCGTGCAAACGCAGCTGCTCCTCTCGGTTGGCAAGAACCCTGATGAGCATCACGCCCACGGAGGCAGCGTGCATGAGTCGGTCTGGTCGATGACAGCACCTCTGGCCGTTCTCGCCGTTCCCTCTGTCCTGATCGGACTGCTGGGCACTCCCTGGAACAGCCGGTTTGCCACTCTGCTCGAGCCCAGCGAAGCCGTTGAGATGGCTGAACACTTCAGCTGGGAGGAGTTCCTGCCACTGGCTGGAGCGTCCGTGGCGATCTCCGTCACGGGCATCACCATCGCCGTTCTGGCCTATGCCCTCAAGAGACTTGACCTCGGCCAGCTTGTCGCGGCTCGTTTCCCTGTCATCAATGCCTTTCTCTCGAACAAGTGGTATTTAGATGCCATCAACGAGCGTCTGTTTGTGAGAGGAAGTCGCAAGCTCGCCCGTGAGGTTCTTGAAGTCGATGCCAAGGTCGTGGACGGCGTTGTGAACCTGACCGGTCTGCTGACTCTGGGAAGCGGCGAAGGTCTGAAATACCTCGAAAACGGCCGCGCCCAGTTCTATGCCCTGATCGTGTTCGCCGGTGTCATCGGTCTTGTGGTTCTGTTCGGCGTGCTGGGTGGACCCATCGCTTGA
- a CDS encoding NAD(P)H-quinone oxidoreductase subunit 4: MIEFAVAGPVEPVNATVPWLSLAILFPIVGSLLVPFIPDAGDGRRVRWYSLGITLLTFLITVAAYLNGYDPNLSGLQLAERVSWLPDLGLTWAVGADGLSMPLILLTSFITTLACLAAWPVSFKPKLFYFLLLAMDGGQIAVFAVQDMLLFFLAWELELIPVYLLLAIWGGKKRQYAATKFILYTAGSSLFILLAALAMGFFGGGTPNFEYTTLAAKDFGTGFQLLCYAALLIAFGVKLPIVPLHTWLPDAHGEATAPVHMLLAGILLKMGGYALLRFNCELLPAAHSQFAPLLIVLGVVNIIYAALTSFAQRNLKRKIAYSSISHMGFVLIGIGSFSALGTSGAMLQMISHGLIGASLFFLVGATYDRTHTLQLDEMGGVGQKMRVMFALWTVCSLASLALPGMSGFVSELMVFAGLATDEAYTLPFRIVICGLAAVGVVLTPIYLLSMLREIFFGKERADLVSHTNLVDAEPREVYIIGCLLVPIIGIGLYPRLMTDSYRSSIEALVNRNVYAMERISRPTAPIIRGQPAVPALLQAPALPG; the protein is encoded by the coding sequence GTGATCGAGTTTGCCGTCGCCGGGCCGGTTGAGCCTGTGAACGCGACCGTTCCCTGGCTGAGCCTCGCGATTCTTTTCCCGATCGTGGGCTCACTGCTGGTGCCGTTCATTCCCGATGCCGGGGATGGGCGCCGGGTTCGCTGGTATTCGCTCGGCATCACGCTGCTGACCTTCCTTATCACCGTTGCTGCCTACCTGAACGGCTATGACCCGAACCTGAGCGGTCTGCAGCTGGCGGAGCGGGTCAGCTGGCTTCCTGACCTCGGGCTCACATGGGCCGTTGGCGCCGACGGTCTGTCGATGCCTCTGATCCTGCTGACCAGCTTCATCACCACACTGGCCTGCCTGGCCGCGTGGCCCGTGAGTTTCAAACCGAAACTCTTTTATTTCCTGCTGCTGGCCATGGATGGCGGACAGATCGCCGTGTTCGCCGTGCAGGACATGCTTCTGTTCTTTCTGGCCTGGGAGCTGGAGCTGATCCCCGTTTATCTGCTGCTGGCCATCTGGGGCGGCAAGAAGCGTCAGTACGCAGCAACGAAGTTCATCCTGTACACCGCCGGCAGCTCCCTCTTCATCCTTCTGGCCGCACTGGCCATGGGGTTCTTCGGGGGAGGCACACCCAACTTTGAGTACACCACCCTCGCCGCCAAAGACTTCGGAACAGGCTTTCAGCTTCTCTGCTATGCGGCTCTGTTGATCGCGTTTGGCGTCAAATTACCAATCGTGCCTCTCCACACCTGGCTGCCAGACGCCCATGGAGAAGCCACCGCGCCGGTTCACATGCTTCTGGCTGGCATCCTGTTGAAGATGGGCGGCTACGCCCTGCTGCGTTTCAACTGCGAACTGCTGCCTGCAGCCCATTCGCAGTTTGCACCCCTCTTGATCGTTTTGGGGGTCGTCAACATCATCTACGCGGCGCTCACCTCGTTCGCCCAGCGAAATCTGAAGCGCAAGATCGCTTACAGCTCCATCAGTCACATGGGCTTTGTGCTGATCGGCATCGGCAGTTTCAGCGCCCTCGGCACCAGCGGTGCCATGTTGCAGATGATTAGCCATGGCCTGATCGGGGCCAGTCTGTTCTTTCTGGTGGGGGCCACCTACGACCGAACCCACACCCTTCAGCTTGATGAGATGGGAGGCGTGGGCCAAAAGATGCGCGTGATGTTCGCCCTCTGGACCGTGTGCTCACTGGCCTCTCTCGCCCTCCCCGGCATGAGCGGCTTTGTGAGCGAGCTGATGGTGTTTGCCGGACTGGCCACCGATGAGGCGTACACACTGCCGTTCCGAATTGTGATCTGCGGACTGGCGGCCGTTGGCGTGGTTCTCACACCGATTTATCTGCTCTCCATGCTGAGGGAGATCTTCTTCGGCAAGGAGCGAGCCGATCTTGTCTCCCACACCAATCTCGTGGATGCCGAGCCCCGCGAGGTCTACATCATCGGCTGCCTGCTGGTGCCGATCATCGGCATCGGTCTCTACCCCCGCCTGATGACCGACAGCTATCGCTCGTCGATCGAAGCCTTGGTCAACCGGAATGTTTATGCGATGGAACGCATCAGTCGGCCGACCGCTCCGATCATCCGAGGTCAGCCGGCTGTTCCTGCCTTGCTCCAGGCCCCGGCGCTGCCGGGCTGA
- a CDS encoding lipopolysaccharide assembly protein LapA domain-containing protein has protein sequence MRQINFGLIFAFGLLMVFFTLENTAATTVHLLPGVQQTMPLAGLLLLVAGIGAVSAWFFAAWTGMLTNVDQLSKASDLEAQQVRIQELESDLSRYRSTVETQLGLLPATTVSSSDSTDAAEA, from the coding sequence ATGCGCCAGATCAATTTCGGCCTGATCTTTGCCTTTGGCCTGTTGATGGTGTTCTTCACCCTGGAAAACACCGCAGCGACAACGGTGCATCTCCTGCCGGGGGTTCAGCAGACCATGCCCCTGGCCGGTTTGCTGCTTCTCGTCGCTGGCATCGGAGCTGTTTCCGCCTGGTTCTTTGCCGCCTGGACCGGGATGCTCACCAATGTGGACCAACTCAGCAAGGCCAGCGATCTCGAGGCGCAGCAGGTGCGGATTCAAGAGCTGGAGAGCGATCTCAGCCGTTACCGCTCCACGGTGGAGACCCAACTGGGCCTGCTGCCTGCCACCACGGTGAGCAGCAGTGACAGCACGGATGCAGCTGAGGCCTGA
- a CDS encoding segregation/condensation protein A — protein MQQTGASAGADVGARLAIRLLQDAAESGELDPWDVDVIAVIDGFLDQLSQRINVPKQVAAAIEGRGGSYERDLADSSEAFLAASVLVGLKAELLEASILPPAPEIEEGFDAEFDEQGWLDPAFDLPRRPERHLQRRPVAPPPLRRPVTLGELIEQLESIAEQLESDELQQKRRQRQKRYSDREAIAQVSSLAHREKLPETTAALGVFLNGWEDALNWLDFEALVDRWRDAAAADLDTDRVGVFWALLFLSSQGRVELEQVGWLHAPIRLRRIPAAGSVTQLPISNLDVPASVPTSDPVAA, from the coding sequence TTGCAACAGACGGGTGCGAGCGCTGGAGCTGATGTCGGCGCCCGTCTGGCCATCCGTCTTCTCCAGGATGCCGCTGAAAGCGGGGAGCTCGACCCCTGGGATGTCGACGTGATCGCTGTCATCGACGGCTTTCTGGATCAGCTCAGTCAACGCATCAACGTGCCGAAACAGGTTGCTGCTGCCATTGAAGGCCGAGGGGGCAGTTACGAGCGCGACCTGGCCGACAGCAGCGAGGCCTTTCTGGCCGCCTCCGTTCTGGTTGGCCTCAAGGCGGAATTGCTGGAAGCCAGCATTCTTCCCCCGGCACCGGAGATCGAAGAGGGCTTTGATGCCGAATTCGACGAACAGGGATGGCTGGATCCAGCGTTTGACCTGCCCCGACGTCCGGAACGTCATCTGCAGCGTCGTCCGGTGGCGCCACCACCGTTGCGTCGACCGGTCACCCTTGGAGAACTGATCGAACAGCTGGAGTCGATCGCCGAGCAACTTGAATCCGATGAACTCCAGCAGAAACGGCGCCAGCGACAGAAACGCTACAGCGATCGTGAAGCCATCGCCCAGGTGTCCAGCCTGGCTCACCGTGAAAAGCTGCCGGAAACAACCGCGGCCCTCGGTGTCTTTCTCAATGGCTGGGAGGATGCCCTGAACTGGCTGGATTTCGAAGCACTCGTCGATCGCTGGCGCGATGCCGCCGCCGCCGACCTCGACACCGATCGTGTCGGTGTGTTCTGGGCCCTGCTGTTCCTGTCCTCCCAGGGTCGGGTGGAGCTTGAGCAAGTGGGCTGGCTGCACGCGCCGATACGGCTGCGCAGGATTCCGGCGGCCGGATCCGTGACGCAATTGCCGATCAGCAATCTGGACGTGCCAGCTTCAGTGCCGACCAGCGACCCCGTGGCGGCCTGA
- a CDS encoding NDP-sugar synthase, translating into MKAMILAAGKGTRVQPITHVIPKPMIPILQKPVMEFLLELLKEHGFKEVMVNVSHLAEEIENYFRDGQRFGVEIAYSFEGCIEDGELIGNALGSAGGLKKIQDFQHFFDDTFVVMCGDALIDLDLTEAVRRHREKGALASLVTKRVPKEQVSSYGVVVTDEEDRISHFQEKPDVDEALSDTINTGIYIFEPDIFDHIPSGVSFDIGSDLFPKLASIGAPFYAIPMDFEWVDIGKVPDYWQAIRSVLLGDVRQVGIPGKEVRPGVYAGLNVAADWDKINVTGPVYVGGMTKIEDGATIIGPSMIGPSCHICEGAVIDNSIIFDYSRIGAGVQLLEKLVFGRYCVGKDGDHFDLQEAALDWLITDARRQDLVEPSPQQKAMAELLGTDLTPAAS; encoded by the coding sequence ATGAAGGCGATGATTCTGGCGGCTGGCAAAGGGACCAGGGTTCAGCCGATCACCCATGTGATCCCGAAACCCATGATCCCCATCCTGCAGAAGCCGGTGATGGAATTCCTCCTTGAGCTGCTCAAGGAACACGGTTTCAAAGAGGTGATGGTGAACGTCTCACACCTGGCCGAGGAGATTGAGAATTACTTCCGCGACGGCCAACGCTTCGGCGTTGAGATTGCTTACAGCTTCGAGGGCTGTATTGAAGACGGTGAACTGATCGGTAACGCCCTGGGATCAGCAGGTGGTCTGAAGAAAATTCAGGACTTTCAGCACTTCTTCGATGACACCTTCGTCGTGATGTGCGGCGATGCTCTCATTGATCTTGATCTCACCGAAGCGGTGCGGCGTCACCGCGAGAAGGGTGCACTGGCCAGTCTGGTCACCAAGAGAGTTCCGAAGGAACAGGTGAGCAGCTACGGCGTTGTCGTGACGGACGAAGAAGACAGAATCTCTCATTTCCAGGAAAAGCCAGACGTTGATGAAGCCCTAAGCGACACCATCAACACAGGCATCTACATCTTCGAACCGGACATCTTCGACCACATCCCTTCTGGTGTTTCGTTCGACATCGGTTCGGATCTGTTTCCGAAGTTGGCATCCATCGGTGCCCCCTTCTATGCCATTCCAATGGATTTTGAATGGGTCGACATCGGAAAGGTTCCCGATTACTGGCAAGCCATCCGCAGCGTTCTCCTCGGCGATGTTCGTCAGGTCGGGATTCCCGGCAAGGAAGTTCGCCCGGGTGTTTACGCAGGCCTGAACGTTGCAGCGGACTGGGACAAGATCAATGTCACGGGCCCTGTCTACGTGGGCGGTATGACCAAAATCGAAGATGGTGCCACCATCATCGGACCATCGATGATCGGCCCGAGCTGCCACATCTGCGAAGGTGCGGTGATTGATAACTCGATCATTTTTGACTACTCACGCATCGGTGCCGGGGTGCAATTGCTGGAGAAACTCGTGTTCGGGCGCTACTGCGTCGGCAAGGATGGGGACCACTTCGACTTGCAGGAAGCAGCCCTTGACTGGCTGATCACGGATGCCCGCCGGCAGGATCTGGTTGAACCCTCGCCGCAGCAGAAGGCCATGGCCGAATTGCTGGGCACCGATCTCACACCGGCAGCGAGCTGA
- a CDS encoding methylenetetrahydrofolate reductase, producing MTTALQRVLKAGKAAITAEVMPPRGADPGHTLAMATKLSGCVHAINVTDGSRAVMRMSSLAVCRLLLDAGLEPVLQLACRDRNRIALQSDLLGAHALGIRNLLCLTGDPVKAGDQQTARQVNEYESVKLLRQVEAFNRGDDPNGGALADGPTDLFAGCAADPQSRSWSGLQRRLMRKRDAGARFVQTQMVMDPQALERFQKDLAGPMELPVLAGVFLLKSAKNARFINRVVPGACIPEDLIARLDRAENPAAEGVAIAAEQVGRYLDIVQGVHLMAIKAEERIPLILEMAGFSSLPV from the coding sequence TTGACGACGGCGCTGCAGCGCGTTTTAAAAGCAGGGAAGGCCGCGATCACGGCGGAGGTGATGCCACCTCGAGGAGCTGATCCCGGCCATACCCTCGCCATGGCAACCAAGCTCAGTGGTTGCGTCCATGCCATCAATGTGACCGATGGCAGTCGAGCGGTGATGCGGATGAGCAGCCTTGCCGTCTGCCGGTTGCTGCTTGATGCCGGCCTGGAACCGGTGTTGCAACTCGCTTGTCGCGACCGCAATCGCATTGCGCTTCAGTCGGATCTGCTCGGGGCCCACGCTCTGGGGATTCGCAATCTTCTCTGCCTGACAGGCGATCCAGTCAAAGCTGGGGACCAGCAGACGGCTCGACAGGTCAACGAGTACGAATCCGTCAAGCTGCTGCGTCAGGTGGAGGCATTCAACCGTGGCGACGATCCCAATGGGGGAGCGCTCGCGGACGGACCGACCGATCTGTTTGCCGGATGTGCCGCCGATCCGCAATCGCGGAGCTGGAGCGGATTGCAGCGACGACTGATGCGCAAACGGGACGCCGGCGCCCGTTTCGTTCAGACGCAGATGGTGATGGACCCTCAGGCTCTCGAGCGTTTTCAGAAGGATCTGGCAGGGCCGATGGAGCTCCCCGTGCTCGCCGGTGTCTTTCTGCTCAAATCGGCGAAGAATGCCCGATTCATCAACCGGGTGGTGCCCGGTGCCTGCATCCCTGAGGATTTGATCGCTCGCCTGGATCGCGCCGAGAATCCTGCTGCGGAAGGCGTGGCGATCGCAGCCGAACAGGTCGGTCGCTACCTCGACATCGTCCAGGGGGTTCACCTGATGGCGATCAAAGCGGAGGAGAGAATTCCCTTGATTCTTGAAATGGCAGGCTTCAGCTCGCTGCCGGTGTGA
- a CDS encoding response regulator transcription factor, translating into MTSAESSDPLNISLSTREIEIIELVAEGLTNQEIADRLTISKRTVDNHVSNVFTKTGSKNRVALLNWAMDNGRICRDGFNCCALPEAENHGP; encoded by the coding sequence ATGACATCCGCGGAATCGTCCGATCCCCTCAACATTTCCCTTTCCACCCGGGAAATCGAAATCATTGAACTGGTCGCCGAAGGCCTCACCAATCAGGAGATCGCTGACCGGCTCACCATCAGCAAAAGAACTGTCGATAACCACGTCAGCAACGTCTTCACAAAAACCGGTTCAAAGAATCGCGTGGCACTGCTGAACTGGGCTATGGACAACGGCAGGATCTGTCGTGACGGCTTCAACTGCTGCGCCCTCCCCGAGGCTGAGAACCACGGACCCTGA
- a CDS encoding CYTH domain-containing protein — MGLEIERRFLVRGDAWRSLAGPPQRLRQGYLASSAKGITVRLRLQSDGQAWLTLKAAADSSGIARHEFEYSIPASDAEALWALAPHRLEKTRYALELEGGDWVVDCFSDRNAPLVLAEVELDRADQTLTLPDWCVAELTGESRWANAVLASQPVSSWPEQERRRLGLL; from the coding sequence ATGGGACTGGAGATCGAGCGCCGCTTTCTGGTCAGAGGTGACGCTTGGAGATCGTTGGCTGGTCCACCCCAGAGGCTTCGCCAGGGTTATTTGGCCTCCAGTGCGAAGGGCATCACGGTGCGCCTTCGCTTGCAGAGCGATGGTCAGGCATGGCTCACGTTGAAGGCTGCGGCCGATTCCAGCGGCATTGCCCGCCACGAGTTCGAGTACTCAATCCCTGCCAGCGACGCGGAAGCTCTCTGGGCGCTGGCGCCCCACCGTCTTGAGAAGACCCGCTACGCCCTTGAGCTCGAGGGTGGTGACTGGGTGGTGGACTGCTTTTCTGATCGCAATGCTCCCCTGGTGCTGGCGGAGGTGGAGCTGGACCGAGCCGATCAGACCCTGACCCTGCCGGACTGGTGCGTTGCGGAGCTGACAGGTGAATCGCGCTGGGCGAATGCCGTTCTTGCCTCACAGCCCGTCTCGAGCTGGCCGGAACAGGAGCGTCGTCGTTTGGGCTTGCTCTGA